A single genomic interval of Flavihumibacter rivuli harbors:
- the hisA gene encoding 1-(5-phosphoribosyl)-5-[(5-phosphoribosylamino)methylideneamino]imidazole-4-carboxamide isomerase: MEIIPAIDIIDGKCVRLTEGDYSQKKIYNEQPLEVARMFEDAGLKRLHLVDLDGAKAGAVKNWKVLEAIAGKTSLVIDFGGGIKTEQDVAIVFNSGAALATVGSIAVKDEAALLEWFNKFGVGKFLLGADVKNEKIAVGGWLETTDIWIYDFIEKYFGHGIRQLFCTDVSKDGRLEGPSTELYRNIVSKFPDLHFIASGGVSSLADLEALQEAGCKGAIVGKAIYENRISLDELKKFTGL; this comes from the coding sequence ATGGAAATAATACCCGCAATAGACATCATAGACGGAAAATGCGTGAGGCTTACAGAAGGGGACTATTCCCAGAAGAAGATCTATAATGAGCAACCACTGGAAGTGGCCAGGATGTTTGAGGATGCCGGTTTGAAAAGGCTGCATCTCGTAGACCTGGATGGTGCAAAGGCTGGAGCAGTGAAGAACTGGAAAGTATTGGAGGCTATTGCCGGTAAGACATCGCTGGTGATCGATTTTGGTGGTGGTATCAAAACGGAGCAGGACGTTGCCATTGTTTTCAATTCCGGTGCAGCCCTTGCCACCGTGGGAAGTATTGCCGTAAAGGATGAAGCAGCACTTTTGGAATGGTTCAACAAATTTGGCGTAGGTAAGTTCCTGTTGGGGGCAGATGTGAAGAATGAAAAGATCGCTGTAGGCGGCTGGCTGGAAACAACAGATATCTGGATCTATGATTTTATCGAAAAATATTTTGGCCATGGCATCAGGCAATTGTTCTGTACTGATGTAAGCAAGGACGGCAGGCTGGAAGGTCCCTCCACGGAATTGTACCGCAATATTGTGTCCAAGTTCCCGGACCTTCACTTTATTGCCAGTGGCGGGGTAAGTTCACTTGCTGACCTGGAAGCCTTGCAGGAAGCCGGTTGCAAGGGGGCTATTGTAGGCAAGGCCATTTATGAGAACAGGATTTCCCTGGATGAGTTGAAAAAATTCACAGGGCTTTGA
- the trpB gene encoding tryptophan synthase subunit beta yields METYQQPTSQGYYGRFGGAYIPEMLHRNVEELQRQYLEIMGDPVFQQEFRELLADYVGRPTPLFLAERLSEKHRTNIYLKREDLCHTGAHKINNTIGQILLAQRLGKQRIIAETGAGQHGVATATVCALKGIECIVYMGEKDIERQAPNVARMKMLGAKVVPATSGSKTLKDATNEAIRDWINHPNDTHYIIGSVVGPHPYPDMVARFQSVISEEIRKQLQQKTGRELPTHVIACVGGGSNAAGAFYHFLDELEVKLVAVEAAGHGVHSGLSAATTALGKPGILHGSKSLLMQTADGQVVEPHSISAGLDYPGIGPLHAHLFESGRGTFLSATDDEALQSAFEVARLEGIIPALETAHAFAALNQLEFKPTDNVVVCLSGRGDKDLATYMKAMDMA; encoded by the coding sequence ATGGAAACCTATCAGCAGCCTACGAGCCAGGGATATTATGGCAGGTTTGGTGGGGCTTATATCCCGGAAATGTTGCACCGCAATGTGGAAGAACTGCAGCGCCAATACCTGGAGATCATGGGTGATCCTGTATTCCAGCAGGAATTCAGGGAATTGCTGGCTGATTATGTGGGAAGGCCAACGCCATTATTCCTGGCGGAAAGGCTGAGTGAGAAACATCGTACCAATATCTATCTCAAGCGCGAAGACCTCTGCCATACCGGTGCCCATAAGATCAATAATACGATCGGTCAGATCCTGCTGGCGCAACGATTGGGTAAACAGCGCATCATTGCAGAAACCGGTGCCGGCCAGCACGGTGTGGCTACCGCTACTGTTTGTGCGTTGAAAGGGATCGAATGCATCGTGTACATGGGGGAGAAGGATATTGAACGCCAGGCACCCAATGTTGCCCGGATGAAGATGCTTGGCGCTAAGGTAGTGCCCGCCACCAGCGGCAGCAAGACCCTGAAGGATGCGACCAATGAAGCTATCCGCGATTGGATCAATCACCCCAATGATACCCATTACATCATCGGTAGTGTGGTAGGGCCACACCCGTATCCCGATATGGTGGCAAGGTTCCAGAGTGTGATCAGTGAAGAGATCCGCAAGCAATTGCAGCAGAAGACAGGCAGGGAATTGCCAACGCATGTGATCGCCTGTGTGGGCGGAGGTTCCAATGCGGCAGGGGCCTTCTATCATTTCCTTGACGAACTGGAAGTGAAACTGGTGGCTGTTGAAGCAGCCGGCCATGGCGTGCATTCAGGTTTGAGCGCTGCCACCACCGCTTTGGGTAAGCCCGGCATCCTGCATGGCAGTAAGAGCCTGCTGATGCAGACTGCAGACGGACAGGTGGTAGAGCCCCATAGCATATCTGCCGGCCTGGATTATCCGGGTATCGGTCCCTTGCATGCCCATCTTTTTGAAAGTGGAAGGGGTACCTTCCTCAGTGCCACTGATGATGAGGCCTTGCAGTCGGCTTTTGAAGTAGCCCGCCTGGAAGGGATCATACCGGCGCTGGAAACTGCGCATGCTTTCGCGGCTTTGAACCAGCTCGAGTTTAAGCCAACCGATAATGTGGTAGTGTGCCTGAGCGGCAGGGGCGATAAGGACCTGGCTACCTATATGAAGGCAATGGATATGGCCTGA
- the hisH gene encoding imidazole glycerol phosphate synthase subunit HisH has protein sequence MKLAIVKYNAGNIQSVLYALERIGASAIVTDDQEVLRTSDKVIFPGVGEASTAMQYLRERELDKLIVGLKQPVLGICLGMQLMCRHSEENDTECLGIFDEEVKMFRPKDTSLKVPQIGWNNIYNLKTPLLQGLPENSYCYFVHGFYAALGEHTIATADYVQPYSAGLHKDNFYGLQFHPEKSAAVGERILKNFIELV, from the coding sequence ATGAAACTGGCGATAGTAAAATATAATGCAGGCAATATCCAGAGTGTCCTATATGCGCTGGAAAGGATTGGCGCATCGGCCATTGTTACCGATGACCAGGAGGTGCTTCGAACTTCCGATAAAGTGATCTTTCCCGGTGTAGGGGAGGCCAGTACGGCCATGCAGTACCTGAGGGAAAGGGAATTGGATAAATTGATCGTGGGCCTGAAACAGCCTGTCCTGGGCATCTGCCTGGGCATGCAACTGATGTGCCGCCATTCTGAAGAGAATGATACGGAATGCCTGGGGATATTTGATGAGGAAGTGAAAATGTTCCGCCCCAAAGATACTTCCCTGAAGGTGCCGCAGATCGGCTGGAACAATATCTATAACCTGAAGACCCCGCTGTTACAGGGGTTGCCGGAGAACTCCTATTGCTATTTCGTGCATGGTTTTTATGCTGCGCTGGGGGAACATACCATCGCGACGGCCGATTATGTGCAGCCATACAGTGCCGGGCTGCACAAGGATAATTTTTATGGATTGCAGTTCCATCCGGAGAAATCAGCCGCTGTAGGGGAAAGGATCCTGAAGAATTTTATTGAATTGGTTTGA
- the trpC gene encoding indole-3-glycerol phosphate synthase TrpC, which translates to MTILDTIIASKREEVAERKACVPVRELERSGSFERNCLSLEASLNDPDRTGIIAEFKRRSPSKGWINQFADVARVTEAYNRFGASGLSVLTDSEYFGGSADDLLVARRQEIPILRKDFIIDQYQLLEAKAMGADVILLIAACLTPTEVKQLAKFARQLGLDVLLELHAEEELEHVCEYTNIVGINNRDLKTFRVNIERSLDMASRLPRHLPKVAESGINSVDDVVMFRENGFKGFLIGENFMKAADPALAFEAFVQELRTVTR; encoded by the coding sequence ATGACAATCCTTGATACCATCATAGCCAGCAAGAGGGAAGAAGTAGCGGAAAGGAAGGCCTGTGTCCCGGTTAGGGAACTGGAGCGTTCGGGGTCTTTTGAAAGGAATTGCCTCTCCCTTGAAGCCTCCCTCAATGATCCGGATCGTACCGGTATCATTGCTGAATTCAAGCGCCGATCACCCTCCAAAGGCTGGATCAACCAGTTCGCTGATGTGGCCAGGGTAACGGAAGCGTATAACCGATTCGGGGCATCAGGACTGTCTGTGCTTACCGATTCGGAATATTTTGGCGGATCGGCCGACGACCTCCTGGTAGCCCGTCGGCAGGAGATCCCCATACTCAGGAAAGATTTTATCATCGACCAATACCAGTTGCTGGAAGCAAAGGCCATGGGGGCCGATGTGATCCTGCTCATTGCGGCTTGCCTGACACCAACCGAAGTGAAGCAGCTGGCGAAATTTGCCAGGCAGCTGGGACTGGATGTTTTACTGGAACTGCATGCAGAAGAGGAACTGGAACATGTATGTGAATACACCAATATTGTTGGCATCAACAACCGCGACCTGAAGACCTTCAGGGTTAACATTGAAAGGAGCCTCGATATGGCCTCCCGCTTACCCCGCCACCTGCCAAAGGTTGCGGAAAGTGGCATCAACAGTGTTGATGATGTGGTAATGTTCCGTGAAAATGGGTTCAAGGGCTTCCTGATCGGGGAGAACTTCATGAAAGCTGCCGATCCGGCCCTTGCTTTTGAAGCCTTTGTCCAGGAACTGCGTACAGTAACCCGTTAA
- the trpA gene encoding tryptophan synthase subunit alpha, with product MSRIKQVFEKKQQRVLNVYCTAGFPELNSTVEVMESLQENGADLIELGMPYSDPLADGPVIQASSSVALANGMTIAVLFEQLKAMRPRIKVPVILMGYMNPVLQYGFERFCSDAAAVGVDGLILPDLPEYEFEMEYGPIIRKYGLDFIFLVTPETSTDRVRKLDQLSAGFLYAVSSSSTTGTDKQMEDVSQYLNRLKAMQLSNPILVGFGIKDKASFDAACAHANGAIIGSAFIKALEGGGATRDKVKTFLNQVLS from the coding sequence ATGAGCAGGATTAAGCAAGTATTCGAGAAAAAACAACAGCGGGTGTTGAATGTGTATTGTACTGCGGGGTTTCCCGAATTGAACAGTACAGTGGAGGTGATGGAGTCGCTGCAGGAGAATGGCGCCGACCTTATAGAATTGGGGATGCCCTATAGCGACCCCTTGGCAGATGGCCCGGTGATCCAGGCCAGCAGTTCAGTGGCGCTCGCCAATGGTATGACCATTGCGGTGTTGTTCGAACAACTGAAGGCCATGAGGCCCCGGATCAAGGTCCCTGTGATCCTGATGGGCTATATGAACCCAGTATTGCAATATGGCTTTGAAAGGTTTTGTTCAGATGCGGCTGCTGTTGGAGTGGATGGATTGATCCTGCCTGACCTGCCGGAATATGAATTTGAAATGGAATATGGTCCAATAATCCGAAAGTACGGACTCGACTTCATTTTCCTGGTAACCCCGGAAACCTCAACTGATCGGGTAAGGAAACTGGACCAGTTGAGTGCCGGGTTCCTCTATGCTGTGTCTTCTTCTTCCACAACCGGAACGGATAAGCAGATGGAAGATGTGAGCCAATACCTCAACAGGCTTAAGGCCATGCAACTGAGTAATCCTATCCTGGTAGGCTTTGGCATCAAGGATAAGGCGAGTTTTGATGCAGCCTGCGCCCATGCAAATGGTGCCATCATCGGGTCAGCCTTTATCAAGGCGCTCGAAGGCGGAGGGGCAACCCGGGATAAAGTAAAAACATTTTTGAACCAGGTCTTATCCTGA
- a CDS encoding GNAT family N-acetyltransferase: MENVRIIEVPLETIWRIRREVMYPGHEPDFVKLMGDDQASHLGLEVDGRVVSVLSLFPEGKRMQFRKFATLVDEQGKGFGTRLLSHVMESAAINGYEFIWCNARLSAISLYRRLGMEQKGGIFRKHGIEYVIMEKQLQ; encoded by the coding sequence ATGGAAAATGTCAGGATCATTGAAGTGCCGCTGGAAACCATTTGGAGGATCAGGAGGGAAGTAATGTATCCTGGTCATGAACCTGATTTCGTGAAGCTGATGGGCGATGACCAGGCATCCCATCTGGGACTGGAGGTGGATGGCAGGGTGGTTTCGGTGCTCTCCCTATTTCCCGAGGGAAAGCGGATGCAATTCAGGAAATTTGCCACCCTGGTGGATGAACAGGGAAAGGGGTTTGGCACCAGGCTCTTATCCCATGTGATGGAGTCAGCGGCCATTAATGGATATGAATTCATTTGGTGCAATGCCCGCCTGTCAGCTATATCCCTTTACAGGAGGTTAGGGATGGAACAGAAAGGTGGGATTTTTCGGAAGCATGGGATAGAATATGTTATCATGGAAAAACAATTACAATAA
- a CDS encoding pyridoxal phosphate-dependent decarboxylase family protein — protein sequence MENKFYQDLEVLPGILKDTLDLSLGYLNGLDGRKTAVHPTTIDWPSIPDAGLGAQQAARVFEEKFLPFIVASSGPRYWGYVTGGTTPAAIAGDWLATVFDQNTQSTISSAGDCSALLELQTVKLLLDLFGLPDDFIGGFVTGATMSNFSGLAVARQWYGKQLGIDIAREGLRRDLTIYAATPHSSSIKALAMLGIGSKNVLLVPCLPDREAMDMDALEAMLPEDEDEPFIIIASGGTVNSVDFDDMQRLKAIRSKRKCWLHIDAAFGGFAACSPAFSHLLQGWEVADSITIDFHKWLNVPYDSAIILTRKEHAQLQVQTFQNAAAPYLGDPLEKFSYLNFGPENSRRFRALPAWFSLMAYGKEGYRWLVEEDIRLARSLGEKLVNTGYFSLLAPVRLNTVCFTIADQHHDKVKNADLLAELNKEGKVFMTPTVYKGHHGIRAALVNYRTSDKDLHIAVEAMVTALKKLMQS from the coding sequence ATGGAAAATAAGTTTTACCAAGACCTGGAAGTTTTACCAGGCATATTGAAAGATACGCTGGACCTCAGCCTGGGGTACCTGAATGGTTTAGATGGCCGGAAAACTGCCGTGCATCCCACAACCATTGACTGGCCTTCCATCCCGGATGCCGGTCTGGGAGCACAACAGGCTGCCAGGGTTTTCGAGGAGAAGTTCCTGCCCTTTATCGTGGCCTCTTCCGGTCCCCGCTATTGGGGCTATGTTACAGGCGGAACAACCCCTGCCGCAATAGCAGGCGATTGGCTGGCTACAGTATTTGACCAGAATACCCAAAGCACGATCAGTAGTGCGGGTGATTGTTCAGCACTATTGGAATTGCAGACGGTTAAGTTGTTGCTGGACCTGTTCGGCTTGCCCGATGATTTCATCGGCGGCTTTGTAACAGGCGCTACCATGTCCAATTTTTCTGGTCTGGCTGTTGCGCGGCAATGGTATGGGAAGCAGTTGGGAATCGATATTGCCAGGGAAGGCCTGCGCAGGGATCTCACCATCTATGCGGCCACTCCCCATTCCAGTAGCATCAAGGCCCTGGCCATGTTGGGCATAGGCAGTAAGAATGTATTGTTGGTTCCCTGCCTGCCTGATCGGGAAGCGATGGATATGGATGCGTTGGAAGCCATGTTGCCGGAGGACGAGGACGAACCCTTCATCATCATTGCCAGTGGCGGTACCGTGAATTCTGTTGACTTCGATGATATGCAGCGCCTGAAGGCCATTCGCAGCAAAAGGAAATGCTGGTTGCATATTGATGCAGCTTTCGGTGGCTTTGCGGCCTGCTCACCAGCTTTTTCCCATTTGCTGCAAGGCTGGGAAGTGGCAGATAGCATTACCATTGATTTCCATAAATGGCTCAATGTACCCTATGATTCAGCCATCATCCTGACCCGCAAGGAGCATGCGCAATTGCAGGTGCAGACCTTCCAGAACGCCGCAGCACCTTATCTGGGCGATCCTTTGGAAAAGTTCAGTTACCTGAATTTTGGCCCGGAAAATTCGAGGCGATTCAGGGCATTACCGGCATGGTTCAGCCTGATGGCCTATGGCAAGGAGGGCTATCGCTGGCTGGTGGAAGAGGATATCCGGTTGGCCAGGTCCCTTGGGGAAAAACTGGTCAATACCGGTTATTTCAGCCTGCTGGCACCGGTCAGGTTGAATACGGTTTGTTTTACCATTGCCGATCAACACCATGATAAAGTGAAGAATGCCGACCTCCTGGCTGAATTGAATAAGGAAGGGAAGGTCTTCATGACCCCCACTGTTTATAAGGGGCATCATGGTATCAGGGCTGCCCTGGTCAATTACCGGACCAGTGATAAAGACCTGCACATAGCAGTAGAAGCTATGGTGACGGCCCTAAAAAAATTGATGCAATCCTGA
- a CDS encoding phosphoribosylanthranilate isomerase yields MRVKVCGMTQLEQVDRLGSLGATFAGFIFYPKSPRYVLRYMTTSQLRKENAINKVGVFVNSGQDEVLQMVDECRLHMVQLHGDETPKYCERIADYVSVVKAFRLSDNDSIEWMVRPYMDVCDMFLFDTMGVGYGGTGKKFDWNILREVNVGKPYFLSGGIEPGDVQALKEFAVQAQGKGFFAIDVNSKFETSPGVKDLDLVGNFINDLNKGQ; encoded by the coding sequence ATGAGAGTTAAGGTTTGCGGCATGACGCAGCTTGAACAAGTAGACCGCCTGGGCTCGCTGGGGGCTACTTTTGCAGGATTTATATTCTACCCCAAGAGCCCCAGGTACGTGTTGCGCTATATGACCACCAGCCAGTTGAGGAAAGAGAATGCTATCAATAAGGTGGGGGTTTTTGTGAATTCGGGCCAGGATGAGGTGCTGCAAATGGTGGATGAATGCAGGTTGCATATGGTGCAGCTGCATGGGGATGAAACCCCCAAGTATTGTGAACGGATCGCGGATTATGTATCGGTGGTAAAGGCTTTTCGGTTGAGCGACAATGATAGTATTGAATGGATGGTGCGCCCTTATATGGATGTGTGCGATATGTTCCTTTTCGATACCATGGGTGTTGGGTATGGGGGAACAGGAAAGAAGTTTGACTGGAACATACTCAGGGAGGTCAATGTAGGAAAGCCTTATTTCCTGAGTGGAGGTATAGAACCGGGCGATGTGCAAGCCTTGAAGGAGTTTGCGGTACAGGCGCAGGGCAAGGGATTCTTTGCCATTGATGTGAACAGTAAGTTCGAGACGAGTCCGGGTGTAAAGGACCTTGACCTTGTCGGGAATTTCATCAATGACCTGAACAAAGGTCAGTAA
- the hisIE gene encoding bifunctional phosphoribosyl-AMP cyclohydrolase/phosphoribosyl-ATP diphosphatase HisIE, with protein MKVDFAKFSDGLVPAIIQDNMTNKVLMLGFMNEEALKKTEETGKVTFFSRSKNRLWTKGEESGHFLELKSMAVDCDNDTLLIKAHPHGPTCHTGADTCWSERNHSDDFLFYLEDIIDLRKQASPDASYVAKLFSRGLNKIAQKVGEEAVELVIESMDNNDSLFLNEAADLLFHYLLLLNAKGFRLQDVLEVLKDRHSK; from the coding sequence ATGAAAGTAGATTTTGCAAAGTTTAGCGACGGACTCGTTCCTGCCATCATCCAGGATAATATGACCAATAAGGTCCTGATGTTGGGTTTTATGAATGAGGAGGCGCTGAAGAAAACAGAAGAGACCGGTAAAGTGACCTTTTTTTCCCGTTCCAAAAACAGGCTCTGGACAAAGGGAGAGGAGAGTGGCCATTTCCTGGAGTTGAAGTCCATGGCAGTAGATTGCGATAACGATACCTTACTGATAAAGGCCCATCCCCATGGTCCTACCTGCCATACCGGGGCGGATACCTGCTGGAGCGAAAGGAACCATTCCGATGATTTCCTCTTTTACCTGGAAGACATCATTGACCTCCGCAAGCAGGCATCCCCGGATGCCTCCTATGTAGCCAAATTATTCTCACGCGGTTTGAATAAGATCGCCCAGAAAGTAGGGGAGGAAGCGGTGGAATTGGTGATAGAATCCATGGATAACAACGACTCCCTGTTCCTGAATGAGGCTGCTGACCTGCTCTTCCATTATTTGCTTTTGCTTAACGCCAAAGGATTTAGATTGCAGGATGTGCTGGAGGTATTAAAAGACAGACACTCAAAATGA
- a CDS encoding GNAT family N-acetyltransferase, protein MKPNPDISIQPFATAYAGEFARLNKAWLEKYFFVEPIDEAMLADPQSFFLDKGGHIFFAVEGEKVVGCFALLKSGPDFFELSKMAVDESVQGLGIGQKLLVFAIEEAKRLGAGKLVLYTHSKLQPAIHLYRKNGFREVPVGDSVYKRSDMKMELVY, encoded by the coding sequence ATGAAACCGAATCCTGATATCAGCATCCAGCCTTTCGCAACGGCATATGCCGGGGAATTTGCCAGGTTGAATAAGGCCTGGCTGGAGAAATATTTTTTTGTAGAGCCGATCGATGAAGCCATGCTGGCAGACCCGCAATCCTTCTTCCTGGATAAGGGTGGCCATATCTTCTTCGCAGTTGAAGGGGAAAAGGTTGTAGGATGTTTTGCATTGTTGAAGTCGGGCCCTGATTTTTTTGAGCTCTCCAAGATGGCGGTGGATGAATCTGTCCAGGGTTTGGGAATTGGCCAGAAGCTCCTGGTCTTCGCTATTGAAGAAGCCAAACGCCTAGGGGCAGGCAAACTCGTGCTCTACACCCATTCCAAATTGCAGCCCGCTATCCATCTCTATCGGAAGAATGGGTTCAGGGAAGTGCCGGTTGGGGATTCGGTGTACAAGCGTAGCGATATGAAAATGGAATTGGTCTATTGA
- the hisF gene encoding imidazole glycerol phosphate synthase subunit HisF translates to MLTKRIIPCLDIKDGRTVKGVNFENIRDAGDPVELGALYARQGADELVFLDITATNERRKTLSELVNRIAHHINIPFTVGGGISSVEDVQVLLQNGADKISVNTAAFRNPQLVADLAREFGSQCVVLAIDTRKEEDGEWYVYLNGGRVKTDTKCFDWAKKAVDLGAGEILLTSMNNDGTKQGFALDITRELSDRLSVPVIASGGGGTLEHFVDVFNEGHADAALAASIFHFKEIAIPDLKQYLGSKGIVVRR, encoded by the coding sequence GTGCTGACCAAAAGGATAATTCCCTGCCTGGATATCAAGGATGGCCGCACCGTTAAAGGTGTGAATTTTGAGAATATCCGCGATGCCGGTGACCCGGTGGAACTGGGTGCGTTGTATGCCCGGCAGGGAGCTGATGAACTGGTATTCCTGGATATAACGGCTACCAATGAACGCAGGAAGACCCTGAGCGAACTGGTGAACAGGATCGCCCACCATATCAATATACCCTTTACAGTTGGTGGCGGCATCAGCAGCGTGGAAGATGTACAGGTGCTGCTGCAGAATGGTGCAGATAAGATATCGGTGAACACGGCTGCCTTCCGGAATCCCCAACTGGTGGCCGACCTGGCAAGGGAATTCGGCAGCCAATGTGTGGTGCTGGCCATTGATACCAGGAAGGAAGAGGATGGCGAGTGGTATGTTTACCTGAACGGGGGAAGGGTGAAGACTGATACCAAATGCTTCGACTGGGCCAAAAAGGCTGTGGACCTGGGAGCAGGCGAGATCCTCCTGACCTCCATGAACAACGATGGAACCAAGCAAGGTTTTGCATTGGATATCACCCGCGAATTGTCCGACAGGCTTTCTGTCCCTGTCATCGCTAGTGGCGGAGGGGGTACCTTGGAGCATTTCGTTGATGTATTCAATGAGGGCCATGCAGATGCCGCCCTTGCTGCCAGTATCTTCCATTTCAAGGAGATCGCCATTCCTGACCTCAAGCAATACCTGGGTTCAAAGGGTATTGTGGTGAGGCGCTAA
- a CDS encoding TlpA disulfide reductase family protein, whose product MNKLSVLLALVPFFSYAQEKNFHIRGNVKGLQDRSMVCITNPDNPGDTLAKAFATGESFELKGSFPETKLYNLAFQPGDKKGLYFLGNGTIGMVGDIQQVQEMVITGAPSHDVFNQFRKGFEPLFKRYSQLSETANRTGVNDSLMGLYRQLVTQMTNTSESFATTHKNSPVAPFMWVTTMQVVDNMDLVEKSFLAMSPEVQNSFYGRYLNAQIAESKIGKVGTMAMDFSQNDTTGKPVSLSSFRGKYVLVDFWASWCGPCRQENPNVVKAYNRFRSKNFTVLGVSLDRERDRWLKAIKDDRLDWTHVSDLKFWQNAVAVQYKVQSIPQNLLIDPNGKIIAKNLRGEDLQSKLCELLGCE is encoded by the coding sequence ATGAATAAATTATCCGTGCTACTGGCCCTTGTTCCTTTCTTTTCCTACGCACAGGAAAAGAATTTCCATATCAGGGGTAATGTAAAGGGCTTACAGGATAGATCAATGGTGTGTATCACCAATCCTGACAATCCCGGCGATACCCTTGCCAAGGCCTTTGCAACCGGTGAAAGCTTTGAATTAAAAGGAAGTTTTCCGGAAACAAAACTCTACAACCTTGCCTTCCAGCCTGGTGATAAGAAGGGTCTGTATTTTCTGGGAAACGGTACCATTGGCATGGTAGGCGATATCCAGCAGGTGCAGGAAATGGTGATCACCGGAGCTCCCTCCCATGATGTTTTCAACCAGTTCCGCAAGGGATTCGAACCCCTTTTCAAGCGGTATAGCCAGTTGAGTGAAACAGCGAACAGGACAGGGGTAAATGATAGCCTGATGGGATTGTACCGGCAGTTGGTGACCCAGATGACTAATACTTCTGAAAGCTTTGCGACCACCCATAAGAACAGTCCGGTCGCGCCTTTCATGTGGGTGACCACTATGCAGGTGGTGGATAATATGGACCTGGTGGAAAAGAGCTTCCTTGCGATGAGCCCCGAGGTCCAGAATAGTTTCTATGGCAGGTACCTCAATGCCCAGATAGCGGAAAGCAAGATCGGTAAGGTAGGAACCATGGCCATGGACTTTTCCCAGAATGATACAACGGGTAAACCGGTGAGCCTTTCTTCCTTCAGGGGGAAATATGTGCTGGTTGATTTTTGGGCAAGTTGGTGCGGACCTTGCCGCCAGGAGAACCCCAACGTAGTAAAAGCGTATAACCGTTTCCGCAGTAAGAACTTTACCGTGCTGGGTGTATCCCTCGACCGGGAACGCGATCGCTGGCTGAAGGCGATCAAGGACGACCGGCTGGACTGGACCCATGTAAGCGACCTCAAGTTCTGGCAGAATGCAGTAGCGGTTCAATACAAGGTTCAATCCATTCCCCAGAACCTATTGATCGACCCCAATGGGAAGATCATAGCGAAGAACCTGAGGGGGGAAGACCTTCAATCGAAACTATGCGAATTATTAGGGTGTGAATAA